One segment of Rhodopirellula baltica SH 1 DNA contains the following:
- a CDS encoding TIGR03545 family protein, which produces MIRWRFLLTRLIVVATILMLLFWGLGPMASYITVRGLEASTGARADIGATRVGLFPPQIQFDSVHVADPRDDKEFRNAFQADSVNLVIDGDALLRRRWVIRQGSIAGLQIGTTRETSGHLEETPDETEASGPSMIGNLLSSATNGLSARAEAMGKDLQTVRTGEEIRRRWKSEYERLVQQTKELEKRVETIREAASGIDNPLRDWPELQRTLAESEAAREQLISLRNAMNAMPDQMKSDLARLEKAKQADLDKVDAFVPGDLSESKNFGVDLVSAEIRRSLSQLRDYLDSGRTLANYTVVAPDTERVRGEDYDFLGRNRRPELMIRHCDVSGTMRADGKVFTLTGVVENMTPTPELLADPTRARLRLEGPETVDVDYVRDRRQGEQLDRLTLHWPQMDADPIHLGRGKDVGVAIAGGVREVWVQLSSRGEHLEGRLVSKQTGVNMRLDVKGDAGASTAAIQMNQSLANVDHVEIDAEFNGTWEDLDLKLNTNLGQVFNDAAKTAIASQMEASKAKVAAKVDEAHREQMLELNEWMLAQQNQAQSLLAKADKSVEDLSRKILSEINGADQYLGKLKTAFGSSLR; this is translated from the coding sequence ATGATTCGTTGGAGATTCTTACTGACACGGCTTATCGTTGTCGCGACCATTTTGATGCTGCTGTTTTGGGGCCTCGGCCCGATGGCCAGCTACATCACGGTTCGCGGGTTGGAAGCCTCGACGGGAGCCCGAGCCGATATCGGTGCGACTCGCGTTGGCCTCTTTCCACCCCAGATCCAATTCGATTCGGTGCATGTCGCTGATCCACGTGATGACAAAGAGTTCCGGAACGCTTTCCAAGCGGACTCGGTGAACTTGGTCATCGACGGCGATGCGTTGCTCCGTCGACGCTGGGTGATTCGACAAGGCAGCATCGCTGGTTTACAAATCGGAACCACTCGCGAAACGAGCGGACACCTGGAAGAAACGCCGGACGAAACGGAAGCGTCCGGTCCTTCGATGATCGGAAACTTGCTTTCGTCGGCAACAAACGGGCTGAGTGCTCGTGCCGAAGCGATGGGCAAGGATCTCCAAACCGTTCGCACCGGGGAAGAGATTCGACGTCGTTGGAAAAGCGAGTACGAGCGTTTGGTTCAACAAACCAAAGAACTGGAAAAACGCGTCGAAACCATTCGCGAAGCAGCCAGCGGGATCGACAACCCATTGCGAGATTGGCCGGAATTGCAGCGCACGTTGGCTGAATCCGAAGCCGCTCGTGAACAGCTGATTTCGTTGCGCAACGCAATGAACGCGATGCCCGATCAAATGAAGAGCGACTTGGCTCGTTTGGAAAAAGCAAAGCAAGCTGACCTCGACAAGGTCGACGCGTTTGTGCCAGGCGACCTGAGCGAGTCAAAAAACTTTGGAGTCGATTTGGTCAGTGCCGAAATTCGACGTTCGCTCTCGCAATTGCGTGACTACCTCGACAGCGGACGTACGCTCGCCAACTACACCGTCGTTGCACCCGATACCGAACGAGTTCGTGGTGAAGACTATGACTTCCTCGGACGCAATCGACGTCCGGAATTGATGATCCGTCACTGTGACGTCAGCGGCACGATGCGTGCCGACGGCAAAGTCTTCACGTTGACGGGCGTGGTCGAGAACATGACGCCGACACCAGAATTGTTGGCCGATCCAACGCGAGCTCGCTTGCGGTTGGAAGGTCCTGAGACCGTTGATGTCGACTACGTTCGCGATCGTCGACAAGGCGAGCAACTCGATCGTCTGACCCTTCACTGGCCTCAAATGGATGCCGACCCGATTCACTTGGGACGTGGCAAAGACGTTGGAGTCGCAATCGCAGGTGGCGTTCGCGAAGTATGGGTGCAGTTGAGCAGCCGCGGTGAACATCTCGAAGGTCGTTTGGTCAGCAAACAAACCGGCGTCAACATGCGTTTGGATGTCAAAGGCGACGCGGGAGCTTCGACGGCGGCGATCCAAATGAATCAATCACTCGCCAACGTGGACCACGTCGAGATCGATGCTGAGTTCAATGGAACTTGGGAAGATTTGGATCTGAAGCTGAACACCAACCTGGGTCAGGTCTTCAACGACGCCGCCAAGACGGCCATCGCCAGCCAAATGGAAGCTTCCAAAGCAAAGGTTGCTGCCAAGGTTGATGAGGCTCATCGTGAGCAGATGTTGGAGCTGAACGAGTGGATGCTTGCACAACAAAACCAAGCTCAATCGTTGTTGGCCAAGGCTGACAAATCAGTAGAAGATCTCAGCCGAAAAATTCTGAGCGAAATCAATGGAGCTGATCAGTACCTTGGCAAGCTCAAGACCGCGTTTGGATCCAGTTTGCGGTAG
- a CDS encoding DUF2062 domain-containing protein produces the protein MILFSIKLLSSLRKAIAGRKYPSQLAWGLALGLLIGLIPHGNLLAVALVFGVLMLRVNHAMVALTAIGVTMVAPRLDPISDQFAQWFFSQQGVSEVMAQAWDFPLVPWTDLNNTVVMGSFLIGLISLVPAFAISYPMFKAVSGNWNEDDDLEDDVVVTPARKRRSQNTEQHFVDAPHSKVSEPHFAPDTAQESDSSTVDAIAFDSEASSGRVFDFRRVDGAEPVLAKISPYRDERADSKRASAAIDAPASDVSSKQNTTHIEVLDADSDLHSMSNEKAVALGSGNSNRPALTTNDDQHKIDEALSYLLRQLRDSQDKDAA, from the coding sequence ATGATTCTGTTTTCGATCAAGCTGCTCAGCAGTCTTCGCAAAGCGATCGCGGGGAGGAAATATCCTTCTCAGCTCGCCTGGGGATTGGCATTGGGCCTTCTCATCGGCCTGATCCCTCACGGCAACCTGTTGGCAGTTGCGTTGGTGTTCGGAGTTCTGATGTTGCGTGTCAACCACGCGATGGTCGCTCTGACGGCAATCGGTGTAACGATGGTTGCACCTCGGTTGGATCCGATTTCGGATCAATTTGCCCAGTGGTTTTTCTCGCAACAAGGCGTGTCCGAAGTGATGGCCCAAGCGTGGGACTTTCCGCTGGTGCCTTGGACAGACCTGAACAACACCGTCGTGATGGGAAGCTTTCTGATCGGCCTGATTTCGCTGGTTCCCGCCTTTGCAATTTCTTATCCGATGTTCAAAGCGGTCTCGGGCAACTGGAACGAAGACGATGATTTGGAAGACGATGTTGTTGTGACACCCGCTCGCAAGCGACGTTCACAAAACACGGAGCAACACTTCGTCGACGCGCCACACAGCAAAGTATCGGAGCCGCACTTCGCGCCTGATACTGCACAGGAATCGGATTCGTCGACCGTCGATGCGATTGCTTTTGATTCCGAAGCCAGTTCAGGACGCGTCTTTGATTTTCGCCGCGTCGATGGTGCGGAACCGGTCCTGGCTAAGATCTCGCCATATCGAGATGAACGTGCCGATTCGAAACGAGCCTCCGCAGCGATTGACGCACCCGCGAGCGACGTTTCCTCCAAACAAAACACAACTCACATCGAAGTCCTCGACGCGGATTCCGATCTGCATTCGATGTCAAACGAGAAGGCCGTGGCATTGGGATCGGGCAACTCCAATCGCCCAGCCCTGACCACGAACGACGACCAACATAAAATCGATGAAGCGCTCAGTTATCTGCTTCGTCAATTGCGCGATTCGCAAGACAAGGATGCAGCATGA
- a CDS encoding PSD1 and planctomycete cytochrome C domain-containing protein, translating to MSFPPTLLPILPFIVVSPPMHFRLLPFDFLRWTTVCLLGLSSSWLVSASADEPEISFNQDIRSILSENCYFCHGPDENNRQAGLRLDVREEAIDYAAIVPEDVDGSELVARIDHEDPELVMPPPDSHKTLTEKQKQLLKAWIAQGAPYEEHWSFSPIQRPEVPDLTKWDETVESNDVHPVDAFIRARLLAKGHDLSGPARPDRLLRRMHLDLVGLPPTWEETQDFFTRVQETQASADARSALIDQQLNELFENPHHGERMAAFWLDLVRFADTVGYHGDQNQHIFPYRDWVIDAFQNNMPFDEFTIKQLAGDLLPNPKTDDLIASGFNRLNMITREGGAQPGEYLSKYATDRVRTVGMAWMGLTTGCAECHDHKFDPFTAKDFYSLGAFFADIEQWGVYSDYGYTPNPDLKGYNNNFPFPPEIELTSPALLREQTQAKQELIQLARLQLAAMPDDQKTAANDWLANVNGWLEREADGWQSLPMASVPSKDKKVQAWTANDESVSLGSLSPQSIQVNLLTAANQSPQNVEVRFYIEETKPPTSEESGSEEPKDEKKEEAKRTRTDVSVSFARANRWLPSFSSTVAQQNVASRWSVPATDAAGRAVKQRPHQFMIDQSKHADDPMRAVFELSGPLQLKEGQSLIAEIKGLASDTEVTFESSPLVRLRPFDAAELEAIQICDSISQPNALLSWMMSNPKQAKDAGAIKHWRDRYLACRDGRTWTMVTKATEPMEVRVLPRGNWQDKSGAVVEPATPGFLGSYGIATDKEADNKDANAKRLTRLDLARWIVHRDNPLTARVVANRLWKQFFGVGLTAAVDDLGAQGDPPSHPELLDYLAIELIDSGWDLRHVTRLILTSRTYQQDSRVRPELSEIDPENRLLSYHPPRRLEAEIVRDNALAVSGLLNLEIGGPSVKPYQPDGYYSNLQFPSRSYRSTAGDNQYRRGIYMHWQRTFLHPMLANFDAPSREDCVAIRANANTPQQALTLLNDPTFIEAASELAWNMIEQKESDETRLRTMVRRSLQRDATSEEIERLTVFLNQQRELFLADEALSVQLTSIGQSATRHNESLSPADRAEWAAWTATARIVLNLHETITRY from the coding sequence ATGAGTTTCCCGCCCACTCTCCTTCCCATCTTGCCATTCATCGTGGTTTCTCCACCCATGCATTTCCGATTGCTCCCTTTTGATTTTTTACGGTGGACGACCGTTTGTTTGCTCGGGCTAAGCAGTTCCTGGCTCGTCAGCGCTTCGGCCGACGAACCTGAGATCTCGTTCAATCAAGACATCCGGTCGATCCTTTCCGAGAACTGCTACTTCTGTCACGGACCGGATGAGAACAATCGCCAAGCCGGTTTGCGGCTGGATGTTCGCGAGGAAGCGATCGACTATGCCGCGATTGTGCCCGAGGACGTCGATGGCAGCGAATTGGTCGCGCGAATCGATCATGAAGATCCGGAACTGGTCATGCCACCGCCGGATTCGCACAAGACATTGACCGAGAAACAAAAGCAATTGTTGAAGGCGTGGATCGCTCAGGGTGCCCCTTACGAGGAACACTGGTCGTTCAGTCCGATCCAGCGCCCCGAAGTCCCCGATCTGACAAAGTGGGATGAAACGGTCGAAAGCAATGATGTTCACCCGGTGGATGCTTTCATACGCGCCCGTTTGCTGGCGAAGGGTCACGATCTTTCCGGTCCAGCGAGACCGGATCGATTGCTTCGACGAATGCATTTGGATCTGGTTGGATTGCCGCCAACTTGGGAGGAAACCCAAGACTTCTTCACTCGCGTTCAGGAGACGCAGGCATCCGCCGACGCTCGGTCAGCACTCATTGATCAACAACTGAACGAACTATTCGAAAACCCACATCACGGTGAACGCATGGCGGCGTTCTGGTTGGACTTGGTCCGATTCGCGGACACGGTTGGTTACCACGGCGACCAAAACCAACACATTTTCCCCTATCGGGACTGGGTGATCGACGCCTTCCAAAACAACATGCCGTTTGACGAGTTCACGATCAAACAACTCGCCGGCGACTTGCTGCCGAACCCAAAAACGGATGACTTGATTGCGTCAGGTTTCAATCGACTGAACATGATCACCCGCGAAGGCGGTGCTCAACCCGGTGAGTACTTGTCCAAGTATGCGACCGACCGCGTCCGAACCGTCGGCATGGCGTGGATGGGGCTGACCACGGGATGCGCCGAATGTCACGATCACAAATTCGACCCGTTCACCGCCAAGGATTTTTATTCGTTGGGTGCGTTCTTCGCGGACATCGAACAGTGGGGTGTCTACAGCGATTATGGATACACGCCCAACCCTGACTTGAAGGGATACAACAACAACTTCCCATTCCCTCCAGAAATCGAACTCACCAGCCCCGCCTTGTTGCGAGAGCAAACGCAAGCCAAACAGGAACTCATTCAGCTGGCTCGATTGCAATTGGCGGCAATGCCCGACGACCAAAAGACCGCCGCGAATGATTGGCTGGCAAACGTCAACGGTTGGCTCGAACGAGAAGCCGATGGTTGGCAGTCGCTTCCGATGGCTTCCGTCCCATCGAAGGACAAAAAAGTTCAAGCATGGACGGCCAACGATGAATCGGTCTCGCTCGGATCTTTGTCGCCACAGTCAATCCAAGTCAACCTGCTGACGGCGGCCAACCAGTCACCTCAAAATGTCGAAGTCCGCTTCTACATCGAGGAGACCAAACCGCCAACGTCGGAAGAATCCGGGTCAGAAGAACCAAAGGACGAGAAAAAGGAAGAAGCAAAGCGAACTCGCACGGACGTTTCAGTTTCATTCGCCCGAGCCAACCGCTGGTTGCCCTCTTTCTCCAGCACGGTCGCTCAGCAAAACGTTGCTTCCCGTTGGTCCGTCCCGGCGACCGACGCTGCCGGACGCGCGGTCAAACAGCGTCCGCATCAGTTCATGATCGATCAATCCAAACACGCTGACGATCCGATGCGAGCGGTGTTTGAGCTGTCGGGACCGCTGCAATTGAAGGAAGGTCAGTCATTGATCGCGGAGATCAAAGGATTGGCTAGCGACACCGAAGTGACATTCGAGTCGTCGCCGTTGGTCCGGTTGCGACCGTTTGATGCAGCGGAATTGGAGGCGATTCAGATCTGCGACTCAATCAGCCAACCCAACGCCTTGTTGAGCTGGATGATGTCCAATCCCAAACAAGCCAAAGATGCCGGTGCGATCAAACATTGGCGTGACCGCTACCTCGCCTGCCGCGACGGGCGGACATGGACGATGGTGACGAAAGCAACCGAGCCAATGGAAGTGCGAGTCTTGCCGCGTGGCAATTGGCAGGACAAATCCGGCGCCGTTGTTGAACCCGCCACACCGGGTTTCCTCGGAAGCTATGGCATCGCAACGGACAAAGAAGCAGACAACAAAGACGCCAATGCCAAACGTCTCACCCGTTTGGATCTGGCTCGCTGGATCGTGCATCGAGACAATCCGTTGACAGCCCGAGTGGTCGCGAACCGACTTTGGAAGCAATTCTTCGGCGTCGGTTTGACCGCGGCGGTCGATGACTTGGGTGCTCAAGGCGACCCGCCTTCGCATCCGGAACTGCTTGACTATCTCGCGATCGAACTGATCGATTCCGGTTGGGATCTACGGCACGTGACTCGTTTGATTTTGACCAGCCGAACGTATCAGCAGGACAGTCGCGTTCGACCGGAGTTGTCTGAAATCGATCCCGAGAACCGCTTGCTGTCTTACCACCCACCGCGTCGTTTGGAGGCGGAGATCGTTCGCGACAACGCGTTGGCTGTCTCGGGTTTGCTGAACCTCGAAATCGGTGGCCCATCGGTCAAACCATATCAACCGGATGGCTACTACTCGAACCTGCAATTCCCCAGCCGCAGCTATCGCTCGACAGCCGGCGACAATCAATACCGTCGCGGGATCTACATGCACTGGCAGCGAACGTTTTTGCACCCAATGCTCGCCAACTTCGACGCCCCCAGTCGTGAGGATTGCGTCGCGATTCGAGCCAACGCGAACACGCCTCAACAGGCGCTAACGTTGCTTAACGATCCGACCTTCATCGAAGCAGCCAGCGAACTGGCGTGGAACATGATCGAGCAGAAGGAGTCGGATGAAACTCGGTTGCGCACGATGGTTCGCCGATCGCTTCAACGCGATGCGACCAGCGAAGAGATCGAACGACTCACGGTCTTTTTGAATCAACAGCGTGAGCTATTCCTCGCCGACGAAGCTTTGTCGGTTCAATTGACCAGCATCGGCCAATCCGCCACACGGCACAACGAATCGCTTTCGCCCGCCGATCGTGCTGAGTGGGCCGCCTGGACCGCGACGGCCCGCATCGTTCTGAACCTGCACGAAACCATCACCCGCTACTAA
- a CDS encoding DUF1501 domain-containing protein, translating into MNSFPTIQRRSFLKSGTYSVGMAALGSMLARESQASQSDSPQPHFPGTAKTVIHLCMAGGPSHVESLDPKPELDKINDQPFPASMTDGQQLAQLQGSKLVARGSFCKFKKWGQSGLEISELFPNIGSVADDLCIIRSMHTEQINHDPAHAFMNTGSIQKGRPSMGSWFLYGLGAETDSLPGFIVFTSQGRHGAQPVSARQWKAGFLPSRFQGVQFQSRGDAVHYVRPPGGITDTTQRATIEAVNAFNQDLLADRGDSEIATRISQYEMAFRMQTSVPELADMSDESQETLDLYGVTKPGDGSFASNCLMARRLAERGVRFIQLYHRAWDHHSNLEVGMKDSAKAVDQASAALIQDLKRRGMLDDTLVIWGGEFGRTPMKQGSGRDHHINAFSLWMAGGGVKGGISYGNSDELGYRYLKDGEETHVRDLHATMLHTCGLDHMKLSAKYQGLDVRLTGVEPARVLKPILKNA; encoded by the coding sequence ATGAATTCTTTCCCAACCATTCAGCGGCGTAGCTTTCTCAAGAGCGGCACGTACAGCGTCGGCATGGCCGCGCTGGGTTCGATGCTCGCTCGCGAAAGCCAAGCCAGCCAATCGGATTCGCCTCAGCCACACTTTCCCGGCACAGCGAAAACAGTCATCCACCTCTGCATGGCGGGCGGACCCAGCCACGTTGAATCGCTCGACCCGAAACCGGAACTGGACAAGATCAACGACCAGCCTTTTCCGGCTTCGATGACCGACGGTCAACAGCTCGCGCAGCTTCAAGGATCGAAACTTGTCGCTCGTGGATCCTTTTGCAAATTCAAAAAGTGGGGCCAATCAGGTCTCGAAATCAGCGAACTGTTTCCGAACATCGGATCGGTTGCCGACGACCTGTGCATCATCCGATCGATGCACACCGAACAAATCAATCACGACCCAGCTCACGCCTTCATGAACACGGGATCGATCCAAAAAGGTCGTCCCAGCATGGGCTCGTGGTTTTTGTATGGCTTGGGCGCCGAAACCGATTCGCTGCCAGGTTTCATCGTTTTCACCAGCCAAGGCCGTCACGGGGCGCAACCTGTTTCTGCGCGTCAGTGGAAAGCGGGTTTCCTTCCTAGCCGGTTCCAGGGCGTCCAGTTCCAATCGCGAGGCGACGCGGTTCATTATGTTCGTCCGCCCGGCGGCATCACCGACACGACTCAGCGAGCGACGATCGAAGCAGTCAACGCGTTCAACCAAGATTTGCTAGCCGATCGCGGCGACTCCGAAATCGCGACTCGCATCAGCCAATACGAAATGGCGTTCCGAATGCAAACGTCGGTGCCGGAACTCGCCGACATGTCCGATGAGTCGCAAGAAACATTGGACCTGTACGGTGTGACCAAGCCCGGCGATGGATCATTCGCCAGCAACTGTTTGATGGCTCGGCGGTTGGCGGAACGCGGCGTTCGGTTCATCCAGCTCTACCATCGTGCGTGGGATCACCACAGCAATCTAGAAGTCGGCATGAAGGACAGTGCCAAAGCGGTCGACCAAGCTTCAGCAGCGTTGATTCAAGACCTGAAACGTCGCGGCATGCTCGACGACACGCTGGTCATCTGGGGTGGCGAGTTCGGTCGAACTCCAATGAAACAAGGCTCCGGCCGCGACCACCACATCAACGCGTTTTCGTTGTGGATGGCCGGTGGTGGCGTCAAAGGTGGCATCTCGTACGGCAACTCAGATGAACTTGGCTACCGTTACTTGAAAGACGGCGAAGAAACTCACGTTCGTGATCTGCATGCAACGATGCTGCACACTTGTGGACTCGACCACATGAAGCTGTCGGCCAAGTACCAGGGTCTCGACGTTCGTTTGACCGGGGTCGAACCCGCTCGTGTCCTGAAACCGATTCTGAAGAATGCTTGA
- a CDS encoding UbiD family decarboxylase: MKHRSTRDVVEDLRSGDRLITVDDEVDPNLEMAEIQRRVYLRGGPAILFTNVRGCKFPMASNLFASLDQARYLFRDTLERVRRLIEVKLDPSALPKSPMRYAGVPMTALTMLPRFTRSGAVQANQCRLSELPALKSWPMDGGSFVTLPQVLSADPEAPSNLMRVNLGMYRVQLAGNEYDPENQVGLHYQIHRGIGVHHRAAMDRNESLQVAITVGGSPAMSLAAVMPLPEGLTELTFAGALSGRRVRMIRGSHAPVYADADFAIVGQVDPTATMPEGPFGDHLGYYSLQHPFPFMKVEHVWHRKDAIWPFTVVGRPPQEDTTFGQLIHELTDPIIPTVIPGVKAVHAVDAAGVHPLLLAIGSERYMPYLKAKEPQELLTQANAILGNGQLSLAKYLWITDDPDDSIRIHDIGSFIQHILRRVDWRRDLHFHTKTTIDTLDYSGTGLNQGSKLVVAATGQSTRELATEIPSGLSLPDGISDPQLVMPGVIAVRGPKYTGDASREDVQRLTAHLEHQPGLESVPLITLCDDSEFAAATLNNWLWLTFTRSNPAIDVDGVGVQVVAKHWGCRGPLVIDARVKPHHAPPLVEDAEVTAKVDARATRGDELAKYL; encoded by the coding sequence TTGAAACATCGAAGCACCCGAGACGTTGTCGAAGATCTTCGCAGCGGAGATCGGCTGATCACGGTTGATGACGAAGTCGATCCAAACCTGGAGATGGCCGAGATCCAACGCCGCGTTTATCTGCGAGGTGGCCCGGCGATCTTGTTCACGAACGTCCGTGGCTGCAAGTTTCCGATGGCGTCAAATCTTTTTGCGTCCTTGGACCAAGCCCGCTATTTGTTTCGTGATACGCTCGAACGTGTGCGGCGATTGATCGAAGTCAAACTGGATCCGTCGGCGCTACCGAAAAGCCCGATGCGATACGCGGGTGTGCCGATGACCGCGTTGACGATGCTGCCTCGCTTCACTCGAAGCGGTGCCGTTCAGGCGAACCAGTGTCGATTGAGTGAACTGCCGGCGCTGAAGTCATGGCCGATGGACGGTGGTTCGTTTGTCACCTTGCCGCAAGTGTTGTCTGCGGACCCGGAGGCTCCCTCCAACTTGATGCGAGTCAATTTGGGGATGTACCGCGTTCAACTCGCGGGAAACGAATACGACCCTGAGAATCAAGTCGGGCTGCACTATCAAATTCATCGCGGCATCGGAGTGCACCATCGTGCCGCGATGGATCGCAACGAATCGTTGCAAGTTGCGATCACCGTCGGCGGTTCACCGGCGATGAGCTTGGCTGCGGTGATGCCGCTTCCCGAAGGCCTGACCGAGTTGACGTTTGCCGGAGCGCTTTCAGGTCGACGTGTTCGCATGATTCGCGGTTCCCATGCGCCAGTTTACGCCGACGCTGATTTCGCGATCGTGGGACAAGTCGATCCAACCGCGACCATGCCGGAAGGTCCCTTTGGCGATCACTTGGGTTACTACTCGCTGCAGCATCCTTTCCCTTTCATGAAGGTGGAACATGTTTGGCACCGCAAAGATGCGATTTGGCCGTTCACGGTCGTCGGCCGGCCTCCGCAAGAGGACACGACATTCGGACAGTTGATTCACGAATTGACGGACCCGATCATTCCAACGGTGATCCCTGGTGTGAAAGCCGTTCACGCGGTCGATGCGGCTGGCGTCCATCCGTTGTTGTTGGCAATTGGCAGCGAACGGTACATGCCCTACCTGAAGGCGAAAGAGCCTCAGGAGTTGTTGACGCAGGCAAATGCCATTTTGGGTAACGGGCAATTGTCGCTAGCGAAGTATTTGTGGATCACGGACGACCCAGATGATTCCATCAGAATCCACGACATTGGAAGCTTCATCCAGCACATCCTTCGCCGAGTTGATTGGCGTCGCGATTTGCATTTCCATACCAAGACGACGATCGACACGCTCGACTACAGCGGCACAGGACTGAATCAAGGTTCCAAGTTGGTTGTCGCGGCGACGGGCCAATCGACCCGAGAACTCGCGACGGAGATTCCATCTGGTCTCAGTCTGCCCGATGGAATTTCCGATCCGCAGTTAGTGATGCCGGGCGTGATCGCCGTAAGAGGGCCCAAGTACACCGGCGACGCGTCGCGCGAAGACGTTCAACGTCTCACTGCGCACCTGGAGCATCAGCCAGGTCTTGAAAGCGTGCCATTGATCACGTTGTGTGACGATTCTGAATTTGCCGCAGCGACGTTGAACAATTGGTTGTGGTTGACGTTCACACGGAGCAACCCGGCGATTGATGTCGACGGTGTTGGAGTCCAAGTGGTGGCCAAGCATTGGGGCTGTCGCGGACCACTGGTCATCGACGCGCGCGTCAAACCGCATCATGCTCCACCGTTGGTGGAAGACGCCGAGGTGACCGCCAAGGTCGATGCAAGAGCGACTCGCGGCGATGAGCTGGCCAAGTACTTGTGA
- a CDS encoding BBP7 family outer membrane beta-barrel protein, with protein MNSLIWRRLPRFAKNCAVLVACLACSPLAAQVRVKKPDRGTYQTPGSAAEKTTGDWELYPDSSPELSRIQINEVVYDDMEVASAAEGDGLQVMDEPGGLRLRKLGEVVGSNSQPSSAQIVRPVSAMSVRPHGVPSEGARIIQSTGSSHRGRVLQKTSGSVTIMEHPTFAGETIVGSGTPMNFQGPGCGMEGPGCGIEGCGCGFDVGCGLEGPGCGFESYGCDSCGYGGCDGMCGPAGAICVDPNRWFGSAELMIMFRKGDRLPALVTTDTAPDTGSLDTGTVLAGDDSVLKDATAGGRLTLGLWLDNHQCRSLVFRGWVAGDENYSFGADQRNFDVLAIPFFNVATDAEDSNVVVFPNAPADPAINGRFGAVGVDAYSELHGGDISVRQFWRGGLGTTFDVLYGYQYMRLSEGLNISSSSTLTEGTDAGNYISIRDSFGATNEFHGAQFGLAGRYREGCWSFNWLAKAAFGNVRRTANRQGSTTVGPPDTPQDGGLFVDSDTNEGTFTSDTFGWVPELDVNLGWHRFNHFDVTIGYHLMAMSDAIQVSGIFDRNINDANNNLPAPSMRDDTFYVQGIHFGLSYTR; from the coding sequence ATGAACTCTTTGATCTGGCGCCGACTTCCCCGGTTTGCGAAAAACTGTGCTGTCCTTGTGGCATGCCTGGCGTGTTCACCATTGGCAGCTCAGGTCCGTGTCAAAAAGCCGGACCGCGGAACGTATCAAACACCTGGAAGTGCTGCCGAGAAGACAACGGGCGATTGGGAATTGTATCCCGATTCCTCACCGGAACTCAGTCGCATTCAAATCAACGAAGTCGTTTACGACGACATGGAAGTCGCCTCCGCCGCGGAAGGTGACGGCCTGCAAGTCATGGATGAACCCGGCGGTTTGCGATTGCGAAAACTGGGCGAAGTTGTGGGATCAAACTCGCAACCATCCAGCGCACAAATCGTTCGGCCTGTTTCGGCCATGTCGGTTCGCCCTCACGGCGTTCCGAGTGAAGGGGCTCGTATCATCCAGTCGACTGGCTCGAGTCACCGAGGCCGCGTGCTTCAAAAGACATCTGGCTCGGTCACGATCATGGAACATCCAACCTTTGCCGGTGAAACCATCGTCGGCTCGGGCACACCGATGAACTTTCAAGGGCCCGGATGCGGCATGGAAGGTCCCGGTTGTGGGATCGAAGGTTGCGGGTGCGGATTCGACGTTGGCTGCGGACTGGAAGGTCCGGGGTGCGGGTTCGAATCGTATGGCTGCGACAGTTGCGGATACGGTGGCTGCGACGGAATGTGCGGGCCTGCAGGAGCGATCTGTGTTGATCCGAATCGTTGGTTTGGATCGGCCGAGTTGATGATCATGTTCCGCAAAGGCGATCGCTTGCCGGCTCTGGTCACAACCGACACTGCACCGGACACTGGGTCCCTGGATACGGGAACGGTCTTGGCCGGTGACGACAGCGTCCTCAAAGATGCAACGGCCGGTGGTCGCTTGACGCTTGGTTTGTGGTTGGACAACCATCAGTGTCGCAGCCTGGTCTTTCGTGGCTGGGTCGCTGGTGATGAAAATTACAGCTTTGGTGCTGATCAAAGAAACTTTGATGTGCTTGCGATTCCGTTCTTCAACGTTGCGACGGACGCGGAAGATTCCAACGTGGTTGTCTTCCCGAACGCACCCGCGGATCCGGCCATCAATGGTCGCTTTGGTGCGGTCGGCGTGGACGCTTACAGCGAACTGCATGGTGGCGACATCTCGGTGCGTCAGTTTTGGCGAGGCGGGTTGGGAACGACCTTCGACGTTTTGTATGGTTACCAGTACATGCGATTGTCCGAGGGGCTGAACATTTCTTCCAGTTCAACGCTGACCGAAGGAACCGATGCGGGCAATTACATCTCAATTCGTGATTCTTTCGGGGCGACCAACGAATTTCACGGAGCTCAATTTGGTTTGGCAGGTCGCTACCGCGAAGGCTGCTGGAGCTTCAACTGGTTGGCCAAGGCCGCATTCGGCAACGTTCGTCGAACGGCGAATCGTCAGGGCAGCACAACGGTCGGCCCTCCTGACACCCCACAAGACGGCGGGCTGTTCGTCGATTCGGACACCAATGAAGGCACCTTCACCAGCGACACGTTCGGTTGGGTTCCTGAACTGGACGTGAATTTGGGGTGGCACCGATTCAACCACTTCGACGTCACGATTGGATACCACTTGATGGCCATGTCCGACGCGATCCAGGTCTCGGGCATTTTTGACCGAAACATCAACGACGCGAACAACAATCTTCCCGCGCCATCGATGCGAGACGATACGTTCTACGTCCAAGGCATCCATTTCGGCCTGAGCTACACTCGCTGA